GGGATATCTAATTGTGCGATGCCAAACTCATTCTCCTGAGATTCAGAACTAGCCACACAGGGGTTGGAGAGTTGGACCAAAGCTGAGGGGATACAATTTCCCTGTTCCTATTGTTTTTCAGGTCAAATTCTCCAATATCACGCCTATTATTCTTGAAACTCGTGACATTAAGAAAGTAATCATCAGTAAAGTAGGCATGATTTGGCTTCAGCTGTGGATATTCTTTGGCACAAAGGCAAAGTGATTGGTTACGCCCAATAAACAGCACGTTCTCACCCAAGGTACCTACTTCCACTACAAGCTTTTCCGATGTAAGGTCCACTTTATGTACTTTGATTCTGTTGGTCTTGTTGGGCCGCGGCGTAGACAGTTCTAAAATAGAGTCATAGTCTTTACCGTTAGATCTAGTAATTTGCAGCAGTTCACCAGATGGAGCTTGAACAATGTAAACCCTGTCTGATGCAGACCACTTCACCCGTTCCAGAACTATCTTCATTGTAACTGCTGGGGCACAAAGATCGAACGCATGGATTTCTCCTAATGCAGTGGTGGCATATAGCAGTCCACCCTGAAATTGGCAGTCTTCATAGCAAGTGTGTGGCGGCAACCACGTCCACTCATTGTCTCCTGCCCTTGCAAACGAAAGCTGACATTCTGGGTCGTGGATCAGCACCACGAAGTAGTCCCCGGTGGATGGATCTGAAGATAGAAAGGCCTTGTCGAACTTATCACGGAGCTTACTGAGATCAAGGATTGATGGCTTATCATAGAGCCACTCCTCTCCAGTGTACCACAAGTACTCATAGTTACAAAGGGTGCCAGCATCATCAAATATCGGCTCCACCTGCTCGATGGTTGTGACCGATGGCAGTGCGATCTGATCACCGGTGATGGGGTTGACAAGCTGCAGCTCAGATCTCTCGTCTGCGGTGATTATCCAGCCATAGGACGAACCAATGACCTCCCTAGTTCGGATAGGTGGGTCCGGGAGAGTCAATGTGTATGCCTTCTTCTCAGCGAGGCTGTATAGACCCATAGCCCTCTCACCGATGGATTCGGAAGTGTACAGGAGGCACGGTGTCCGCTGCAGCTTGCAATGTTCAGTAGCGCACAGGCTTGTGTAGGCGGCGCGCCACGAGGCACAGACTGATCCTGCACGTACAAGGTCAGGGGTCTCAAGGAGGGCAAAGATATCCATCAGGATATCCTGTGGCAGCCACGGCAGTTCACTGCCTGCAGTAGGTGCCACCACGGGTGATGGATGTAGAAACTCATCTAGCTGGAGTAATGTCTTCATCAGTGAACAGGTTGAGGAAGCAAATATCTTGGCAAGGGCCCGAAAGAGCAGATTGCACAGACAGCTAAGGTTCATCCTCTCGGCTCTGCTGGATATGTCCAtcgaagcaaatcaaagctggATCTCTCGCCTTTGCAAGACCACGGATGATCGAGTTGCTCCCTACAACGGGAGACAAAAGACGCTTGGAATCTTTCGGAGTAGTACAAGGCACAAGGGCAGGCTCCTGGTTCCGTTCTTATACCCAGCAACCCCAGGATCCGAATTCGACTAGGTTAACGGAAGATCTGTGTTGTGGATGTGGAGATCAGACTTACCCCGTGCAAGATTCGGAGGTTCCGGAACATCCACACCGATTCCGGCTCCGATAATCCGATTCCGCAGACGGGTAACTCATCGGAGGCAGCGTAGGGCGCAGGCAGACGGGAAACGTACGGAACCCAACGAAGGGGAGGGCCTGCCGGTTGCTAGACTCGATGAAGGCGGAATTGAAGTCACAGGCGGCTGCAAGGGcatcggtaaaaaaaaaaaaacttcgtaTGTTTTAATGGAAACTCaattgcttattttttttattttagcggGGACCGATAATTTTTCTGTTTATAATTgacaaataaataaatgaatCCAGAATCAATCAAGCTACCCTTCGTCTAGTCAAGTCTTATTATACATGGATGCAGGTGAGCTTAACACGAATATATTTAGGCTAGGGCTTGAAAGAGAATGAGGTGCATTTCACGGAAAATATCATGTGTACGAATCTCAAACAACAGAAGTTGTATAAGGAAAAAAACTACCGGAAGCTATATAGGTTTCCTAAGGTATAGATGGTCAGATGGGCCAGGCCCAACCAGCGGCCAGAGGCACGGCTCTAAAAAGCAAGCCACTAATTTACCACGACATGTAGTTCAAAGATCATTTCAACAAGACATGTAATTCAAATGAGAAGGAATTCCaaaacatatatacaaatatatttaaattctaaaaatgtGTATATTATTGCCTACATTGtaaataattttatttcatgAATAAACATACTAAATGTTGATTATATTAAATATTTATGCAACAATGATAAAATTATCTATTTGTCACGTTAAACCTTTCTTGAGAGGATAGAGTTGACAATGAATATTGTGCTTTGAAAAGAACTTAAATTTAGGGAGACTATTACCTTAGTTTCTAATGTTTTTTGGGGATGTTATTCGGATGTATTTCGATTCCCAACTAAAATTTGACTCTGAGGATCATCTGACTTTTCTCTTCAATTTTTCATATGGCTTAGATGTGCAAATCTTACATATATGTTCTTTCATAATTTACATATCATATTTACAACACATGTAGTTGATATGCAAAGTAATTCCAGGAAATAGGCAGAAACACATACACTTCTCAATAAGGTATATCGGGTGTATGAGTTAAAACTGAACTCAACTCAACCTGGTCGCAGCCGTATCTCAACATCCTCCCCCCCACCTCACCTCACCACCACACTGCCTCGGGTTTGTCCTTCCCTAATATTCTATAGCCATCACACCTCAACCTCGGTCATCGGCTATTGCCTAGCGGCACCCCGCCACCTCTCCTCACCGCCAACAACCCACTTCTATCTCCTTAATCTCTATCCTATCCAAATAATCTCCGATCATCACACCCCTGCGCTTGACGCGGCTCACCACTAGTCATTAGTCACTTAGGCCGACGAGGCCCTACCACCTCTCCTTGCCACCCACAAATAGTGGTGGAaccatgaattttttttgggggggggggggagggggctgGCAAAACATGATTGACACCTCGTGCTACATttgatggaaaaaaaatatatcaagatatgttATACATGTGTCATTAAATTTTTTAATGCCCCGTTAGGGAGGACTTATTTCAGCTTGGGCTTCACCTATTTTTGCGCAAAATAAGGCACTATAGCATGAAGCTATTTTGTAAGCTGGTCCTAAAATGAACTACAAGCCGGGTGAAGATACTATTTTTTGCTTCACCGGCTTTAGCTTCAGTGGTGAAGCTGTTTTGGGAGAACCCCTCCCAAATGACCCCTAAAAGGTTCACAATTTTTAGATTCAGGGTTTCATGGAGGTAAGCATTATGGAAAACTGAAATTTTTATATTGCAGTCTCTTTCTTATTGTAATAGCATTCTGCAATCTTCTTAATTATAAAATAATGTTAAATGGCTTAATTCCTTAATTTTTTGATTAACCATCTTTCTTCTTAAAAGATTATAACATAAGTTTAGTTTGCCACATTACACTGGATTAAACACAAAATAGACATGGTGATTTGAGAAGACTTGCTATATATAATGGTCTATGTGTGATGCATATCACTATATCAGCATATGTGCACTCCCTGCCTGCcgagactgaagtgctcgacaTGTATGTTGCCCGGCGCTAGGACCTTCCAATTCGTTCTCCATGGCCCTTAGCCTCGAGTCGATCATTCTGCTGAGGCACAGCTATTTGGCTACTTATTTCGATCTTTGTGCTCCAGAATTACTTGTTGGATGTTGAATAGCTAGCTAGTTAGGCATCACATGCATCAGTATGTTTTGTTGGGTATACTTGATCACTACTTTGAGTCCTCCTGATCTTTGAAAGTTTAAAGGATTGAGCTGAAGTGCAAAAtttggggtgtgtgtgtgtgtgtgggggggggggggggggggggggggcggtccGGGGGGCGGGGCGCTGTCCCGAGACTGCCTATTTCCGATCACTAACCACCCAAGTGAAAGCACCCCATTGCATCGCCACGCTGCTGATAGCACGTGTCAATCAGACTCCATTTAGGTACAATCGAGATAGATGCTTGAAGATTATTTTTTCAACACATTTAGTTGATAGGCAAAGGAATTTCAATAAAAAGGCAGAATATATTTAAATTCTAAAAGAGTGTATTACTTCCTATAAActtaaataatttatttcatgaTCAAACATACTAATCAAGGTTATATTAAACTTTTATGCAAAAACGATAAAGTTATCAATTAGAGAGAAGAGAGTTGACTAAAAAAGCATGTGATTTAATAGGAACACCAATTAAAGAAAACCCTTACTGTAGTTAGATTTTCTTGATTAACTTTTTGGGGATTGTTATCATGATGTATTTTATTCCTATCTAAATTtagatttttaaaaaaattgagtaCTATTAAATTCCATAAACTAGAAAGTGACAGCTAAAACTAGAACATAAAGTATACAAGCATTTAAATTTTCCTTTCCAAATTTTCATGTGGCTAAAATGTACAAatgtactctctctctctctcagacacacactcactcactcactcact
This genomic window from Setaria viridis chromosome 8, Setaria_viridis_v4.0, whole genome shotgun sequence contains:
- the LOC117834483 gene encoding F-box protein KIB4-like; this translates as MDISSRAERMNLSCLCNLLFRALAKIFASSTCSLMKTLLQLDEFLHPSPVVAPTAGSELPWLPQDILMDIFALLETPDLVRAGSVCASWRAAYTSLCATEHCKLQRTPCLLYTSESIGERAMGLYSLAEKKAYTLTLPDPPIRTREVIGSSYGWIITADERSELQLVNPITGDQIALPSVTTIEQVEPIFDDAGTLCNYEYLWYTGEEWLYDKPSILDLSKLRDKFDKAFLSSDPSTGDYFVVLIHDPECQLSFARAGDNEWTWLPPHTCYEDCQFQGGLLYATTALGEIHAFDLCAPAVTMKIVLERVKWSASDRVYIVQAPSGELLQITRSNGKDYDSILELSTPRPNKTNRIKVHKVDLTSEKLVVEVGTLGENVLFIGRNQSLCLCAKEYPQLKPNHAYFTDDYFLNVTSFKNNRRDIGEFDLKNNRNREIVSPQLWSNSPTPVWLVLNLRRMSLASHN